The genomic DNA GTGGCCTTCTTGCGCCGGGCCTTCTTGCGAGTCGCCTTCTTGCGAGTCGCCTTCTTGCGCGTGGCCTTCTTGCGAGAGGCCTTCTTTCGAGCTGCCATTTGTGGGTTACCCCCCTTGTCGAATGCTCGATCCCGCGGTCTGCGGCTTCCGCGTCCCCGTCGAGGAACAGAATTCCTCGCCGTCGCTTGGAGCTACAGCCAGTCGGTTCTGCCCCCTATCGGAGACCGGAAACCACCACTTGAAGGCAATCTGCCTCCGTTCTCTCGATAAACCGCGGTCATAGAGCAACTCTTGCGGATGACTCTAACAGCGTTTTTTCGGGCTCGTCAAGGCACAACCCTAAAAAAATCAAGGCGATGCGAAGCCTAACTGCGGGCGTCGAACCAGACTTCGCACCAACTGAAGGGCACGCATCGTCCCGCCGATGCGAGCGCAGTTGGCGCGCGCGCCCATGGCGAGCTATCCCTCCGCTCCCCGTAGCCCGTGACCGCGAGGAATGGCCCTTGGGCAGTGTGATCAAGAAGCGTCGGAAGAAGATGCGCAAGCACAAGAAGCGCAAGCTGCTCCGACGCGCCCGCCACAAGCGGAAGCGCTAGCCCACGCCGCCGGGCACCCCGGCGCGCAGCCCCAATCCCGGTCACCCCACGCTCTGCCCATGGCGCACGTGAGGGTCATCGGCGCCCGGATCGGTGCGTCCCGGTTTCCGGAGCCGAGATTCGGAGCCGAGACACACGTCTTCGATCGCACCCAGGGTGCGCGCGTCGCTCCGCGGATCGCGCCCCGCTCTAGGGAGCGAGGGAGGCCACCGGCTCCGCAGGTGTCAACCCGACCCGGCCGATGAAGCGACCGAGCCAGCGGTTGATCGCGTTCTCGCGCCGCAGGAAACCGAGCGGCGGACGGCGTCGAACGCCGAGATCGGCCAGCGAGGCGGCGATCGGCTCGTTGCCGGGGTCGATCATGAGCCCGCGTCGCAGCAGGCGGATCGCCTCGGCCTTGAACCCGAAGGCCAGGTGGAGCCGCGCCAGATTGTGGTAGTGGACCGGGTCGAAGA from Myxococcota bacterium includes the following:
- a CDS encoding AURKAIP1/COX24 domain-containing protein; the encoded protein is MGSVIKKRRKKMRKHKKRKLLRRARHKRKR